From Methanobacterium alcaliphilum, one genomic window encodes:
- a CDS encoding glycoside hydrolase family 99-like domain-containing protein, translated as MSYENTKIQKPSIIGFIKQIYKKLPITQQKKTKIKNGFYIHFGFLLKNKPMYKNWKKSTAHEKLRVKYKKKSQNFSNLSKKYGKLKNEHQINSQYIFNLLNSSNKYSSFVEYEDNFNVNLTPQDIKLIAFYLPQFHPIKENDEWWGKGFTEWTNVSKALPKFIGHYQPHLPIDLGFYDLRLIETQKRQIELAKKYGIFGFCFYYYWFNGKRLLEKPLNMFLNNPELNLPFCLCWANENWSRRWDGMDEDILIAQKYSPEDDLNIIKDLSKYFKDGRYIKIDGKHLIIVYKPQLLPKPRETFKIWREYFKKENLGELFILGAKRHDFTDPETYGLDGAVEFPPNTPHPTQSKPVQFINKGANPTVYDLEKFVANKEYMEEDNYFKFKTVIPSWDNTARRGNNGQVYVSDPSIYKKWLSDVITFTNENMDQEKRYIFINAWNEWAEGAHLEPDQKFGYGYLKATAEAILESRKKE; from the coding sequence ATGTCTTATGAAAATACAAAAATCCAAAAGCCATCCATAATTGGCTTTATAAAACAGATTTATAAAAAGTTACCGATCACTCAACAAAAAAAAACAAAGATAAAAAATGGATTTTATATACATTTTGGATTTTTATTAAAAAATAAACCCATGTATAAAAATTGGAAAAAATCAACAGCACATGAAAAATTGAGGGTTAAATACAAAAAAAAGTCACAAAACTTTTCCAATCTATCAAAAAAATATGGTAAACTCAAAAATGAACATCAAATAAACTCCCAATATATTTTTAATCTCTTAAATTCGTCTAATAAATATTCTAGCTTCGTGGAGTATGAAGATAATTTCAATGTGAACTTAACCCCACAAGATATAAAATTAATAGCTTTTTATCTCCCCCAATTTCATCCCATAAAAGAAAATGATGAATGGTGGGGTAAAGGTTTCACTGAATGGACAAATGTAAGTAAAGCATTACCTAAATTTATAGGGCATTATCAACCCCATTTGCCCATTGATTTGGGATTTTATGATTTAAGATTAATTGAAACGCAAAAAAGACAAATTGAACTTGCGAAAAAATATGGCATTTTTGGTTTTTGTTTTTATTATTATTGGTTCAATGGCAAAAGATTGCTAGAAAAACCATTAAATATGTTTTTAAACAACCCTGAACTGAACTTACCCTTCTGTTTATGCTGGGCAAATGAAAACTGGAGTAGAAGATGGGATGGAATGGATGAAGATATCTTAATTGCACAGAAATATTCTCCAGAGGATGATTTAAATATTATAAAAGATTTGAGCAAATATTTTAAGGATGGAAGATATATCAAAATTGATGGAAAACATTTAATAATTGTTTATAAACCCCAATTACTCCCTAAACCCCGAGAAACATTCAAAATATGGAGAGAATACTTTAAAAAAGAGAATTTGGGTGAATTGTTCATACTTGGAGCAAAACGCCATGATTTTACTGATCCTGAAACATATGGTTTAGATGGAGCCGTGGAATTTCCACCAAATACGCCTCATCCAACTCAAAGCAAACCAGTTCAGTTCATAAATAAAGGAGCAAACCCCACCGTATATGATTTAGAAAAATTTGTTGCGAATAAAGAGTACATGGAAGAAGATAACTACTTCAAATTTAAAACAGTCATCCCTTCATGGGACAATACTGCCCGCAGAGGGAATAACGGGCAAGTTTATGTGAGTGATCCTTCTATCTATAAAAAATGGTTATCTGATGTTATTACATTTACTAACGAAAATATGGATCAAGAAAAAAGATACATATTTATTAATGCATGGAATGAATGGGCTGAAGGTGCTCATTTAGAACCAGACCAAAAATTTGGTTATGGATACTTAAAAGCTACTGCTGAAGCCATATTAGAAAGTAGAAAAAAGGAATGA
- a CDS encoding glycosyltransferase — protein MVLKKAKNFNILKNPTLYILLNEKWRIKNASIYINAYKKIKEANLFDKKYYLSNNPDVKNAKMDPLIHYFYHGFREGRNPHPQFNNNYYLKRYKDVRDSDLNPLVHYSLYGIKEGRQTKKNLSPYDHFQINRILDALNPKEKIVIIIPIYNAYEDAKRCIESVLKNTPIPYELILINDNSTDDRIKPLLNKIKDRGNITIINNPKNQGFIKNINSGMKISKGDVVILNSDTIVTPKWLPKLIIAAYSDERIATVTPLTNASSVSVPEMGEDNPIPEFLSLDEMAHLVEKASENIHVNAPTGNGFCMFIKRETINHIGLFDEKSFGRGYGEENDFCMRALYKKWKHTYDDSTFIYHNRSASFSSESIKLKEENQIILEKKHPTYIKRIWKFFDSKKLKNIQDHVKYALNSAKEKGICKRRILYVVHHGGGGTQFTNIDLMKNVQKDFDCFVLVSNSKKITLQRYIDNKFDTIESWDIESKWSAKDFYNLEFRDVYFNVITALKIDIIHIRHLIQHTFDLPIIAKKLGIPLIISFHDFYFICPSYNLLDEKNKYCAGNCTEGDGQCNLTLEILKDLPNLKSFSKKWRKEVSKILPSASAFVTTSQIVKKLFISIYPELSQKEFIVIEHGRDFKKNTDLEPYEIPSNEKPTKILFPGDIKNQKGAEFIKKLKKFDKNSLLDFHFMGALDDDLKSYGTYHGHYKRDNFCQIVKNVKPSFIGILSIWPETYCHTLSEAWSCGIPVLTTKIGVLEERVNKNGGGWLLELENPSKAYQQILKIIESKEKYIKTARKVNKIKIRNTEEMADDYLELYNKKI, from the coding sequence ATGGTGCTAAAAAAAGCTAAAAATTTCAATATTTTAAAAAATCCAACACTTTATATTCTATTAAATGAAAAATGGAGAATTAAAAACGCATCAATCTATATCAACGCTTATAAAAAGATAAAAGAAGCCAATCTTTTTGATAAAAAATACTATTTAAGTAATAATCCTGATGTGAAAAATGCCAAAATGGATCCGTTAATTCATTATTTTTATCATGGATTTAGAGAAGGTAGGAATCCTCATCCCCAATTCAACAATAATTATTATCTTAAAAGATATAAAGATGTGAGGGATTCCGATCTCAATCCCCTTGTCCATTATAGTTTATATGGAATAAAGGAGGGGCGACAAACCAAAAAAAATTTATCACCATATGACCACTTCCAAATAAACAGGATTTTAGATGCTTTGAATCCGAAAGAAAAAATAGTCATTATAATACCAATTTATAATGCTTATGAAGATGCAAAAAGATGTATAGAAAGCGTTCTAAAAAACACCCCAATCCCCTATGAATTGATATTAATAAATGACAATAGCACAGATGACCGAATTAAACCATTATTAAATAAAATAAAAGATAGGGGCAATATTACAATCATAAATAATCCCAAAAATCAGGGATTCATAAAAAATATAAATTCAGGAATGAAAATTTCAAAAGGAGACGTTGTGATATTAAATAGTGATACTATAGTCACTCCCAAATGGCTCCCTAAACTAATAATTGCAGCCTATTCAGATGAAAGGATAGCTACTGTAACACCATTAACCAATGCATCTAGTGTTTCTGTGCCAGAAATGGGGGAAGACAACCCAATACCAGAATTTTTATCACTTGATGAAATGGCACATTTAGTTGAAAAAGCATCAGAAAATATACATGTTAACGCCCCCACTGGAAATGGTTTTTGTATGTTCATCAAAAGAGAAACTATAAACCACATTGGTTTATTTGATGAAAAAAGTTTTGGAAGGGGATATGGAGAAGAAAATGATTTTTGTATGAGAGCATTATATAAAAAATGGAAGCATACATATGATGATTCTACATTTATTTATCATAATCGAAGTGCTTCATTTTCTTCAGAATCTATTAAATTAAAAGAAGAAAACCAGATAATACTCGAAAAAAAACATCCTACTTATATAAAAAGAATCTGGAAATTTTTTGACTCCAAAAAACTTAAAAATATCCAAGATCACGTGAAATATGCATTAAATAGTGCTAAAGAAAAGGGAATATGTAAAAGAAGAATTTTATATGTTGTTCATCATGGTGGTGGAGGCACTCAATTTACAAATATAGATCTTATGAAAAATGTTCAAAAAGATTTTGATTGTTTTGTACTTGTTTCAAATTCTAAAAAAATTACTCTACAAAGATACATAGACAACAAATTTGATACAATAGAATCATGGGATATTGAATCAAAATGGTCCGCGAAAGATTTTTACAATTTAGAATTCCGAGATGTTTATTTTAATGTTATTACTGCATTAAAAATAGATATTATACATATAAGGCATTTAATACAGCATACTTTTGATTTACCGATAATAGCAAAAAAATTGGGTATTCCTTTAATCATTTCTTTCCATGATTTCTATTTCATTTGCCCATCTTATAATTTACTTGACGAAAAAAATAAATATTGTGCTGGTAACTGCACAGAGGGAGACGGTCAATGCAATCTAACTCTGGAAATATTAAAAGATCTCCCTAACCTCAAATCATTCAGCAAAAAATGGCGGAAAGAAGTTTCGAAAATATTACCCTCCGCTTCTGCATTTGTAACTACTTCTCAAATTGTTAAAAAACTTTTTATTTCGATTTATCCAGAACTATCACAAAAAGAATTTATTGTTATAGAACATGGCCGAGATTTTAAAAAAAATACAGACCTTGAACCATATGAAATACCTTCAAATGAAAAACCTACTAAAATTTTATTTCCAGGAGATATAAAGAACCAGAAAGGTGCAGAATTTATTAAAAAACTCAAAAAATTTGACAAAAATTCTTTATTAGATTTTCATTTTATGGGGGCTTTAGATGATGATTTGAAGTCATATGGAACTTATCATGGGCATTATAAAAGAGATAATTTTTGTCAAATCGTGAAAAACGTTAAGCCATCTTTTATTGGAATACTATCCATATGGCCAGAAACTTATTGCCATACATTATCTGAAGCATGGAGCTGCGGAATACCAGTTTTAACCACCAAAATAGGAGTTTTAGAAGAACGAGTGAACAAAAATGGTGGAGGGTGGCTTTTAGAGCTTGAAAACCCATCCAAAGCTTACCAACAAATATTGAAAATTATTGAATCAAAAGAAAAATATATCAAAACCGCTAGGAAAGTGAATAAAATTAAAATAAGAAATACTGAAGAAATGGCAGATGATTATCTTGAATTGTATAATAAAAAAATATAA
- a CDS encoding glycosyltransferase family protein, which produces MAYDKKIFSISMVKNEMDIIESFVRYNSNIFDGMIILDNGSTDETLHILKLLEKENLPIFIFEDTDSEFDKVAKMTLLLKKAVEEFNADIIVPLDADEFLISANKKNPREYLEKIEQGTYHSVLWRTYIPYLGKNKTDKFIPSRITYFRDENIERSLVIANSKIIITKDLVKNYDIEIGRGSHRLLYSPKYEDSMKLVHNDDLRIAHFPIRSVEQAISKVSIGWINALSSTERKPRHSLHWKKIFDQIKNNETVKKEDVTRFASEYALKEDNAEITYTKDPMELSFCKNIAIKYTDHKINPLSNILEACEQLSHNYVTFKKETKNNKEIKNLKSKYYTLEYHCNINRSLYQRLISKFPSLFLLTHPQNGMKNTLLNIKGYTAIKKNKLLNIGFYLKNSPSVRQSGMDPILHYIYHGFKEGKKPNPSFVAKYYLKRYKDVKESNLNPLVHYSLYGIKEGRLISQKAAKKQKIKQLDETEKTFSREDVIKKKLDIISGKENLEISIKVPAPDWKTCQYWGDYHFALALKKQFERKGHDVNIHFAYQWGEEDNADVVFVLRGLVKYEPKPHNFNIMWNISHPDMVSLEEYNEYDHVFIASEKWAAKLKDEVSVPVEPLLQCTDPEVFYPEPSSEYKHELLFVGNGRRNSRKIIKDLLPTTKDFSLYGKYWGDKVDPKYISGEHISNIELHKAYSSCEILLNDHWDDMREKGFISNRLFDGFASGAFIISDEIDGAKEIFNNELVTYSDAEELNKLIDYYLEHEDEKNHKSEKCRDIVLKDHTFEVRVSRILEILKK; this is translated from the coding sequence ATGGCGTATGATAAAAAAATATTCTCCATCAGCATGGTTAAAAATGAAATGGACATCATTGAATCATTCGTAAGATATAATTCTAATATTTTTGATGGAATGATTATTTTAGATAATGGAAGTACCGATGAAACTCTACACATATTAAAACTTCTTGAAAAAGAAAATCTCCCAATATTTATCTTTGAAGACACAGACAGTGAATTTGATAAAGTTGCTAAAATGACACTCCTTCTAAAAAAAGCAGTGGAAGAATTTAATGCAGATATTATTGTCCCATTAGATGCGGATGAATTTTTAATATCAGCCAATAAAAAAAACCCAAGAGAGTATCTAGAAAAAATTGAACAAGGCACTTATCATTCTGTTTTATGGAGAACTTACATCCCATATTTAGGAAAAAACAAGACGGACAAATTCATACCTTCCAGAATCACTTACTTTAGGGATGAAAACATTGAAAGATCATTGGTAATAGCAAATTCTAAAATAATAATTACCAAAGATTTAGTGAAAAATTATGATATAGAAATAGGTCGAGGAAGTCATAGATTATTATATAGTCCAAAATATGAAGATTCAATGAAACTTGTTCACAATGATGATTTACGGATAGCTCATTTTCCTATAAGATCAGTTGAACAGGCAATTTCTAAGGTGTCTATAGGATGGATAAATGCATTATCCAGTACTGAAAGAAAACCCAGGCACAGTTTACACTGGAAAAAAATATTTGACCAAATTAAAAATAATGAAACTGTCAAAAAAGAAGATGTGACTAGATTTGCATCAGAATATGCTTTAAAAGAGGACAATGCCGAAATTACATACACTAAAGATCCTATGGAACTATCTTTCTGTAAAAATATTGCGATAAAATATACTGATCATAAAATAAACCCATTGTCCAATATATTAGAAGCGTGTGAACAACTGTCACATAATTATGTAACCTTTAAAAAAGAAACAAAGAATAATAAAGAGATTAAAAATTTAAAATCTAAGTATTACACCTTGGAATATCATTGTAATATTAATAGGTCACTATACCAAAGATTGATTTCTAAATTTCCTAGTTTATTCCTATTAACCCATCCACAAAATGGTATGAAAAACACTTTACTTAATATAAAAGGTTATACTGCTATAAAAAAGAATAAACTATTAAATATTGGTTTTTATCTAAAAAATAGCCCAAGTGTAAGGCAATCTGGAATGGATCCTATTTTGCATTATATATATCATGGTTTCAAAGAGGGTAAGAAGCCAAATCCTTCATTTGTAGCGAAATATTATTTGAAAAGGTATAAAGATGTTAAAGAATCCAATTTAAATCCACTGGTTCATTACAGTTTATATGGTATTAAAGAAGGAAGATTAATATCACAAAAAGCTGCAAAAAAACAGAAGATTAAGCAATTAGATGAAACAGAAAAAACATTTTCTCGAGAAGATGTAATCAAAAAGAAGCTAGATATAATCAGTGGAAAAGAAAACCTTGAAATTTCAATTAAAGTTCCTGCTCCTGATTGGAAAACCTGTCAATACTGGGGAGATTATCACTTTGCTCTTGCTTTAAAAAAACAGTTCGAAAGAAAAGGACATGACGTAAATATTCATTTTGCTTATCAATGGGGAGAAGAAGATAACGCAGATGTAGTTTTTGTTCTAAGAGGATTAGTTAAATATGAACCAAAACCACACAACTTTAATATCATGTGGAACATTTCCCATCCAGATATGGTAAGCCTGGAAGAATATAATGAATATGATCATGTTTTTATTGCTTCTGAAAAATGGGCTGCTAAATTAAAGGATGAAGTAAGTGTTCCAGTAGAACCATTATTGCAATGCACCGACCCAGAAGTTTTCTATCCTGAACCATCCTCTGAATATAAACATGAATTATTATTTGTAGGAAACGGAAGGAGAAATTCCCGGAAGATTATAAAAGATTTATTACCAACCACTAAAGATTTTAGTTTATATGGTAAATATTGGGGGGATAAAGTAGACCCCAAATACATTTCTGGAGAACATATCTCCAACATCGAACTCCATAAAGCATATTCTTCATGTGAAATATTACTTAATGATCACTGGGATGATATGCGTGAAAAAGGATTTATATCTAATAGATTATTTGATGGATTTGCATCAGGTGCTTTTATAATATCCGATGAAATCGATGGGGCTAAAGAAATTTTTAATAATGAATTAGTTACTTACTCTGATGCAGAAGAATTAAATAAATTAATTGATTATTATTTAGAACATGAAGATGAAAAGAATCATAAAAGTGAAAAGTGCAGAGATATAGTCTTAAAAGACCATACTTTCGAAGTAAGAGTATCTCGCATTTTAGAAATTCTAAAAAAGTAA
- a CDS encoding UDP-glucose dehydrogenase family protein → MKITIIGTGYVGLVTGTCFSEMGNLVYCVDIDNNKIQSLKKGIVPIYEPGLEELVVRNFEHENLVFTKDLVEALTNSDICFIAVGTPMDEDGSADLKYVLNAAREIGQKMSHDLIVVDKSTVPVGTADKVKETIQKELDKREVPYKINVVSNPEFLKEGAAVEDFMHPDRIVIGSDNEDVIEIMKALYAPFTLNHERMITMDIRSAEMTKYASNAMLATRISFMNEMANICEIVGADINHVRIGMGSDKRIGYSFLYAGCGYGGSCFPKDVQALIKTAQDHDYESKILKEVENVNHEQKRVIIKKIIKRFGEDLSNRTFAIWGLSFKPETDDMREAPSVVIIKKLIELGANIKAYDPKAMEIAQKYYFKDENSIQFLDKYDVINDADALILITEWKEFRSPDFDEIGKKLKNKIIFDGRNQYNKNYLEKMGFDYYQIGN, encoded by the coding sequence ATGAAAATCACAATTATTGGAACAGGTTACGTGGGATTAGTTACAGGAACATGTTTTTCAGAGATGGGAAACCTGGTTTACTGTGTAGATATTGATAATAATAAAATTCAAAGTCTTAAAAAAGGAATCGTCCCTATTTATGAGCCCGGTTTAGAAGAGTTAGTGGTGAGGAACTTTGAACATGAAAACCTTGTTTTCACTAAAGATTTAGTTGAAGCTTTAACTAACTCAGATATCTGTTTTATTGCTGTTGGAACCCCTATGGATGAGGATGGTAGTGCTGATTTGAAATACGTTCTAAATGCAGCAAGAGAAATTGGCCAAAAAATGTCCCATGATTTGATTGTGGTGGATAAATCAACCGTTCCAGTAGGTACCGCAGATAAAGTAAAGGAAACCATACAAAAAGAACTGGACAAAAGAGAAGTTCCTTACAAAATCAATGTTGTTTCAAACCCTGAATTTTTAAAAGAAGGTGCTGCAGTAGAAGACTTTATGCATCCTGATCGAATAGTCATTGGTTCAGACAATGAAGATGTTATTGAGATTATGAAAGCATTATATGCCCCATTTACTCTCAACCATGAGAGAATGATAACTATGGATATTAGGAGTGCTGAAATGACCAAATATGCATCTAATGCCATGCTGGCCACCCGTATATCATTTATGAATGAAATGGCCAATATCTGCGAAATCGTCGGGGCTGATATAAACCACGTGCGAATAGGCATGGGTAGTGATAAAAGAATTGGATACAGCTTTTTATATGCTGGTTGCGGTTATGGGGGAAGTTGCTTCCCAAAAGACGTTCAGGCATTAATCAAAACCGCCCAAGATCACGACTATGAATCCAAAATATTAAAAGAAGTTGAAAATGTTAACCACGAACAAAAAAGAGTTATCATTAAAAAAATCATTAAAAGATTTGGTGAGGATTTATCTAACCGTACTTTCGCTATTTGGGGGCTCTCATTTAAACCAGAAACTGATGATATGCGAGAAGCACCATCTGTGGTTATTATAAAAAAGTTAATAGAATTAGGTGCAAATATTAAGGCTTACGATCCTAAGGCCATGGAAATAGCTCAAAAATATTACTTTAAAGACGAAAATAGTATACAATTTTTAGATAAATATGATGTAATCAATGATGCCGACGCATTAATATTAATCACCGAGTGGAAAGAATTTAGAAGTCCTGATTTTGATGAGATTGGCAAAAAGCTAAAAAATAAAATCATTTTTGACGGAAGGAACCAGTATAACAAAAATTATCTGGAAAAGATGGGCTTTGACTACTACCAAATAGGAAATTAA
- a CDS encoding polysaccharide pyruvyl transferase family protein, translating into MKAGILTLNSAHNFGASLQAYALQKTLENLGFETEIINYRYKKIDYVYNPYRRSKKGLLDIGFYLSRIKLHTLDKYKITKYDNYETFFKEYFNLTPPYNTLNQLMDAEWGHDFYICGSDQIWSAHITRGLQPPYFLDFLPEDSKKIAYAASLGTDTINEYDIPIFKQYLFNLDNISIREQSSIKALKKCTDKPLDVTIDPTLLLKKEDYDELKIDPSFKDKDYIFVYVIDRNEELYKIAEKISQEENLPVVFSSPYLKPEKVFKKQMDHVWDMGPREFLGVLANAKYVVTNSFHGNIFSIIYQKPFISAPHQVTSARVLQFLEKINLKQVLFTDSNEFSNIKDVKIDYVDVGKKLNDLKQESINFLKKSMVKDKKVKPNYFENKLKLTCYGCYACKEICPTGAISMVEDFEGFVYPKIDEERCNNCDLCKKTCIFSKDELKNTDMHLVYAAYNTHKEVRESSSSGGIFLPLAQEFIENGGYVVGVAYDENMEARYMVAETMEECRKFSGSKYVRSNIEKILPEIKKLLDDGKKVLFTGIPCHVAGLKGYIGNKDNLFTTEILCHSNPSPKVFRKYIHYLEEKFESKVIDFKFKNKSKGWNSPSVEIIFENGKKIIENAKYNNYTRAFQMGLTARPCCYNCEFIKENRAGDITIADFWGIEKIEEEWNDDRGTSLIIVNNDKGQILLDKIEGQLKIIQKTMGEAFIKNHKRPVIMRRERNEFFDRLNKENIDELLYSYNLLKQRLDTHKK; encoded by the coding sequence ATGAAAGCCGGAATACTAACTTTAAATTCAGCTCATAACTTCGGAGCATCACTGCAGGCATATGCTCTCCAAAAAACATTGGAAAATCTGGGTTTCGAGACAGAGATAATCAACTACCGTTATAAAAAGATTGATTATGTATACAATCCCTACAGGCGAAGTAAAAAAGGATTACTGGATATAGGGTTTTATTTAAGTAGAATAAAATTACATACTCTGGACAAATACAAAATCACCAAATATGATAACTACGAAACATTCTTTAAAGAATACTTTAATCTCACCCCCCCTTACAATACACTTAACCAATTAATGGACGCTGAGTGGGGCCATGATTTTTATATATGTGGAAGCGATCAAATATGGAGCGCACATATCACGAGGGGATTACAACCACCTTATTTTTTAGATTTCTTGCCTGAAGACTCTAAAAAGATAGCTTATGCTGCCAGTTTAGGTACAGACACTATCAACGAATATGATATTCCTATTTTTAAACAGTATCTATTTAATCTGGATAATATTTCAATTCGAGAACAATCATCCATTAAAGCACTGAAAAAATGCACCGACAAACCATTAGACGTGACCATTGACCCAACATTGCTTCTAAAAAAAGAAGACTATGACGAACTCAAAATAGACCCCTCATTTAAAGACAAGGATTATATTTTTGTATATGTCATTGACCGTAATGAAGAACTCTATAAAATAGCAGAAAAGATATCTCAGGAAGAAAACTTACCAGTGGTATTTTCCAGCCCTTATCTAAAACCAGAAAAAGTATTTAAAAAACAGATGGATCATGTATGGGACATGGGACCACGAGAATTTTTAGGGGTCCTGGCTAATGCTAAATATGTGGTAACTAATTCATTTCACGGGAACATTTTCTCCATCATCTACCAGAAACCATTCATTTCTGCACCACACCAGGTGACTTCTGCCAGAGTGCTGCAGTTTTTGGAAAAAATAAACCTTAAACAAGTATTATTCACAGATTCCAATGAATTTAGCAATATTAAAGATGTTAAAATTGATTATGTTGATGTAGGGAAGAAACTTAATGATTTGAAACAAGAATCAATCAACTTCTTGAAAAAATCAATGGTCAAAGATAAAAAAGTAAAACCAAATTATTTTGAAAATAAGCTGAAATTAACTTGTTATGGTTGTTATGCATGTAAAGAGATCTGCCCCACCGGTGCTATTAGCATGGTTGAAGATTTTGAAGGGTTTGTATATCCTAAAATAGATGAAGAAAGATGCAACAACTGTGATTTATGCAAAAAAACCTGTATATTCTCTAAGGATGAACTAAAAAATACGGATATGCATTTAGTATATGCTGCCTATAACACACATAAAGAGGTGAGGGAATCCAGCTCTTCTGGAGGAATATTTTTACCACTAGCACAGGAATTTATTGAAAACGGTGGATACGTGGTGGGAGTGGCATATGATGAGAATATGGAGGCTCGATATATGGTTGCTGAGACCATGGAGGAGTGCAGAAAATTCAGCGGTTCTAAATATGTTAGAAGCAACATTGAAAAAATCCTTCCCGAGATAAAAAAACTCTTAGATGATGGTAAAAAAGTTCTCTTCACTGGAATTCCCTGCCATGTAGCAGGATTGAAAGGATATATTGGAAACAAAGATAATCTATTCACAACAGAGATTTTATGCCATTCTAACCCATCTCCTAAAGTATTCCGGAAATACATACATTATTTAGAAGAAAAATTTGAATCAAAAGTCATAGACTTTAAATTCAAGAATAAATCAAAGGGATGGAACTCTCCCTCTGTAGAAATAATATTTGAAAACGGCAAAAAAATAATTGAAAATGCTAAATACAATAATTACACCCGAGCATTTCAGATGGGACTCACTGCCAGACCATGCTGTTATAACTGTGAGTTTATAAAAGAGAACCGGGCAGGAGATATAACCATCGCTGATTTCTGGGGTATTGAAAAGATTGAAGAAGAATGGAATGATGATAGGGGAACTTCCCTTATAATTGTAAATAATGATAAAGGTCAAATCTTACTGGATAAAATAGAGGGGCAATTAAAGATAATCCAAAAAACCATGGGAGAAGCATTTATCAAAAACCATAAACGGCCTGTTATTATGCGCAGGGAACGCAATGAATTCTTTGACAGGTTGAATAAAGAAAATATAGATGAACTGCTCTATTCTTATAATCTTTTAAAACAGAGATTGGATACGCATAAAAAGTGA